The following proteins are encoded in a genomic region of Brachypodium distachyon strain Bd21 chromosome 1, Brachypodium_distachyon_v3.0, whole genome shotgun sequence:
- the LOC100842676 gene encoding uncharacterized protein LOC100842676, whose protein sequence is MGLCMSSGAAVEESAATAMVLLPTGELREYPPPATAERALEDFASGEKGWFLCDADAMGFEGPVPAVDGAKELRPGQIYFVLPADARKNGLRREDIAELAVRASAALVKKASSVGGSGGRRRRAGSVAPLVFAPPAAEKEVDAYKTIPALAPKRRPPVSRAMSAGRMQPRFAPDLSAIPECDTSE, encoded by the coding sequence ATGGGGCTCTGCATGTCTagcggcgcggcggtggaagagtcggcggcgacggccatgGTGCTGCTTCCGACGGGGGAGCTCCGTGAGTACCCGCCCCCGGCCACGGCGGAGCGCGCGCTGGAGGACTTCGCCTCCGGGGAGAAAGGGTGGTTCCTGTGCGACGCCGACGCGATGGGCTTCGAAGGCCCCGTACCAGCGGTGGACGGCGCCAAGGAGCTCCGCCCAGGGCAGATCTACTTCGTGCTCCCCGCCGATGCGCGCAAGAATGGGCTCCGGCGCGAGGACATCGCGGAGCTTGCCGTCAGGGCGTCCGCCGCGCTGGTTAAGAAGGCCAGCTCtgtcggcggcagcggcggacggcggaggcgcgccGGGTCCGTGGCTCCGCTGGTGTTcgccccgccggcggccgagAAGGAGGTGGACGCGTACAAGACGATCCCGGCGCTGGCGCCCAAGAGGCGGCCCCCGGTTTCGCGCGCCATGAGCGCCGGCAGGATGCAGCCGCGGTTCGCCCCCGATCTCAGCGCCATCCCCGAGTGCGACACCAGTGAGTGA
- the LOC100842982 gene encoding uncharacterized protein LOC100842982 produces the protein MGLCMSSGAAAEGLAATAMVLLPTGKLREYPRGAKAAQALEDFASGEKGWFLCDADAMGFDGPVPAVGGAEELRPGQIYFVLPAEARRNGLPREDIAALAVKASAALVSKANSGGGGRRRRAGSVAPLVFAPPAAEKEVDAYKTVPALAPKRRPPVSRAMSAGRMQPRFAPDLGAIPE, from the coding sequence ATGGGGCTGTGCATGTccagcggcgcggcggcggaggggctggcggcgacggcgatggtGCTGCTGCCGACGGGGAAGCTCCGTGAGTACCCACGCGGTGCCAAAGCGGCGCAGGCGCTGGAGGACTTCGCCTCCGGGGAGAAAGGGTGGTTCCTgtgcgacgccgacgccaTGGGGTTCGACGGCCCCGTGCCGGCTGTGGGCGGCGCCGAAGAGCTCCGCCCCGGGCAGATCTATTTCGTGCTCCCCGCCGAAGCGCGCCGGAACGGCCTCCCGCGCGAAGACATCGCCGCGCTTGCCGTAAAGGCGTCCGCCGCGCTCGTTAGCAAGGCCAACTCCGGTGGGggcggacggcggaggcgcgccGGGTCAGTGGCTCCGCTCGTGTTcgccccgccggcggccgagAAGGAGGTGGACGCGTACAAGACCGTGCCGGCGCTGGCGCCCAAGAGGCGGCCCCCTGTTTCGCGCGCCATGAGTGCCGGCCGGATGCAGCCGCGGTTCGCACCCGATCTGGGCGCCATCCCGGAGTGA
- the LOC100840078 gene encoding uncharacterized protein LOC100840078, producing MGLFSGSFKFLMGMGCGIYVAQNYNVPNVKKLFNTYVFLAKHLEETYRKPKKED from the coding sequence ATGGGATTATTCAGTGGAAGCTTCAAATTTTTAATGGGAATGGGATGTGGTATCTATGTAGCCCAGAACTACAACGTTCCAAATGTCAAGAAGCTGTTTAACACATATGTTTTCCTAGCAAAGCACCTCGAGGAAACATACCGCAAGCCGAAGAAAGAAGATTGA
- the LOC100843288 gene encoding protein ANTAGONIST OF LIKE HETEROCHROMATIN PROTEIN 1-like, whose protein sequence is MSSDEKAPGGEQEEEREEESGGGATATEEKTKKGKRKIMESSKPKDSGKVKRAKTGGAVAALESDLRGPDTEWWYAFLSKHKERQAKSGVTAPVPSDEDEAFRYFFRTSRSTFDYICSIVRDDLISRPPSGLINIEGRLLSVEKQVAIAMRRLASGDSQVSVGAAFGVGQSTVSQVTWRFIESMEERARYHLAWPDQERMDDIKANFEVVSGLPNCCGAIDATHIVMTLPAVDSSEDWCDHAKNYSMFLQGVFDHEMRFIDIVTGWPGSMTFPRLLKFSGFYKLCEAGKRLDGPAQVSRDDAQIREFIVGDVCYPLLPWLMTPYEGENLSAQMVEFNARQKAARMLGTRALARLKGSWRILHKVMWRPDKNKLPSIILVCCLLHNILIDRQDQLLPSLELPDHHDTGYTEVKCQEENPNGKVMREVITEHLPRCVMNKPTGSIV, encoded by the exons ATGAGCAGCGACGAGAAAGCCCCcggaggagagcaagaagaagaaagggaggagGAATCGGGAGGCGGCGCGACCGCGACCGAGGAGAAGACCAAGAAGGGCAAGCGGAAGATCATGGAATCAAGCAAGCCGAAAGACTCCGGCAAGGTCAAGAGAGCCAAgaccggcggcgcggtggcggcgctcgagTCGGACCTCCGTGGCCCTGACACGGAGTGGTGGTACGCCTTCCTCAGCAAGCACAAGGAACGCCAAGCCAAGTCAG GTGTTACTGCGCCGGTGCCTTCAGACGAGGATGAAGCATTCAGGTACTTCTTCAGGACGTCGAGGAGTACCTTTGACTACATCTGCTCAATTGTAAGGGATGATTTGATCTCAAGGCCACCTTCTGGGCTGATCAACATTGAGGGGAGACTACTTAGTGTGGAGAAGCAAGTAGCAATTGCTATGAGGAGGCTGGCATCTGGTGATTCCCAGGTGTCGGTGGGAGCTGCTTTTGGCGTGGGGCAGTCTACTGTTTCGCAAGTGACATGGAGGTTTATCGAGTCGATGGAAGAGAGGGCTCGGTATCATCTGGCGTGGCCGGACCAGGAGAGGATGGATGATATCAAAGCTAACTTTGAGGTGGTGTCTGGTCTGCCAAATTGTTGTGGCGCCATTGATGCCACACACATAGTTATGACACTTCCTGCTGTTGATTCATCAGAAGACTGGTGCGACCATGCGAAGAACTACAGTATGTTCCTGCAAGGGGTTTTTGACCATGAGATGCGATTTATTGATATTGTCACCGGTTGGCCTGGCAGCATGACGTTTCCACGACTGTTGAAGTTCTCTGGATTTTACAAGCTCTGTGAGGCTGGAAAACGCTTGGATGGTCCTGCCCAAGTTTCAAGGGACGATGCACAAATAAGGGAGTTCATTGTTGGTGACGTGTGTTATCCTCTACTTCCATGGCTTATGACTCCGTATGAAGGTGAAAATCTGTCTGCCCAAATGGTCGAGTTTAATGCTCGACAAAAAGCTGCAAGAATGCTTGGAACGAGAGCATTGGCACGGCTGAAAGGCTCCTGGAGGATCTTGCACAAAGTCATGTGGAGGCCTGATAAGAATAAGTTACCGAGTATTATTCTTGTGTGCTGTCTGCTTCACAATATACTTATAGATCGCCAAGATCAACTGCTTCCATCTCTCGAACTTCCAGATCATCATGATACTGGTTATACTGAAGTGAAGTGCCAGGAAGAGAATCCTAATGGTAAAGTGATGAGGGAGGTCATCACTGAACATCTCCCAAGATGTGTAATGAACAAGCCTACTGGAAGTATTGTTtga